A section of the Castanea sativa cultivar Marrone di Chiusa Pesio chromosome 12, ASM4071231v1 genome encodes:
- the LOC142620414 gene encoding putative inactive receptor kinase At1g27190, with protein sequence MLQSDFSDSNQNASIFYFSLTNSIEDDVVCLQGVTNSLSDPANKLSSWTFTNSSVASICELQGVACWNEKENRLISLQLPTMQLSGEVPEMTVSSEVLPKPPNPSPVQSLLKSVLDLSSNAFAGLIPPEIADCTA encoded by the coding sequence ATGCTTCAATCTGATTTTTCTGACTCTAATCAAAACGCTTCAATCTTCTACTTTTCTCTAACCAATTCCATTGAAGACGATGTGGTGTGCTTGCAAGGTGTGACGAACTCGCTCTCTGACCCGGCCAACAAGCTGAGTTCATGGACCTTCACGAACTCGTCCGTCGCTTCAATCTGCGAGCTCCAAGGGGTTGCGTGCTGGAATGAGAAGGAGAACCGGCTCATCAGCCTTCAGCTTCCAACGATGCAGCTTTCTGGTGAGGTTCCGGAGATGACTGTAAGTTCTGAAGTATTACCAAAGCCTCCAAACCCATCTCCAGTCCAATCCCTTCTCAAATCTGTACTAGATCTCTCCAGCAACGCTTTCGCCGGACTAATCCCTCCGGAGATCGCAGACTGTACAGCTTGA
- the LOC142620413 gene encoding uncharacterized protein LOC142620413, producing the protein MTTTRTPTRKTPFRLAYVSKVVILAEVGLTSYRVQNHDENNNDEAMHLQLDLVGEVRAAAEQRLARYQDLMATHYNSRVRHRDFQVRDLILRKVTSATRDLSQGKLGPNWEGPYIIASWQRKGIYHLDTLDGQKLHHPWNIEHLKKYYQ; encoded by the coding sequence ATGACGACAACTAGGACACCTACAAGAAAGACACCATTTAGGCTAGCATACGTGAGCAAGGTCGTCATCCTTGCTGAAGTCGGACTCACAAGCTACAGGGTGCAGAATCATGACGAGAATAATAATGATGAAGCCATGCACCTACAGCTAGACCTAGTAGGCGAGGTCAGAGCAGCAGCCGAACAAAGGTTAGCACGATACCAGGATCTCATGGCCACGCACTACAATTCTAGAGTCAGACACAGGGACTTCCAAGTTAGAGACCTCATCTTGAGGAAGGTGACGAGCGCCACAAGAGATCTATCCCAAGGGAAGCttggacccaattgggaaggaccctacataATCGCTTCATGGCAGAGGAAAGGCATCTATCACCTAGACACACTTGACGGACAGAAGTTGCATCATCCATGGAACATCGAGCAcctgaagaaatactaccaaTAG